The Eleginops maclovinus isolate JMC-PN-2008 ecotype Puerto Natales chromosome 6, JC_Emac_rtc_rv5, whole genome shotgun sequence DNA segment TGACAAGTAGTAGAGACATTATCCAATAAGAATGTAAACACATCTCCACACCTTCAATACTTTTTCCTTACACAGCACTGCACTGCCGTTTAACGGCTGCAGTTATCCCACGTACTGTTATCTTCACTGACACCGTGACAAGTGTGGTAAATATAATGCCTTACCTGTCGTCTAAACAGGAAAATAGTTAAGATTTGGACTGTTCCTACAGCAATGATAAAGCTTTACCAGGAAACTTCAGAGGGGTTCAGATCGTAGAAAACACCGTTGGTATGAACGCCTGTCGCCCTCTTCATGTCAGGGAGGAATATTCACAGATAGACTTTGTCAATCATGTTTTTAGGTTATTATCCTCTGCCGGGCTATTGGCTGCCCATTGTTTAAAAACAGCTAAATACATTGTGAAGGGGCATGGGGGAAATATAGGTAGTGAATATGTTTAATATTATACTGTAGTAGCATGCTGAATCAGTTATATCCTGCTACATTAGCTTGTGTCTTAGTATTTCATAAGTTTGTGTCCCGGACACACAGTTGGGCTGGTTAGTCCGCTATCCATGTCTTAAGTCGTTCCCAGCTATGGCCATCCGGTTGACAACTACGTGTTTCAACACCATCTCCGGAATGAGTTCTTCCCAAAACCACTTTTGTGGAAATACCGTAGTAGTTCAAGTGcctcaaaaaggaaaaaaatcaggAGGAAAAAGTGTCTCTCCCCTCTCAGAATGGTCCTTACGAAGTGCAAAAGTTTATTAATAGGATTAATTTTTGTTGCTTCAGTGGGcgttattttaaatattcctcTTGCCGCCGCTCTGCACTCATACGATGGTCTCATCAGTCATTTTCTTAGTCGACTTGGTCGGCACAGAACGTTGGGTGGTGTGTGCCCCTTTCATGTCGGGCATGAGCAGGCGCACTTTCTGATTGGTCCTCCTCCACTCCGAGTACAACTGACAGTGATACCGAAATGACACCTGAGATTCAATGGAAGAAAAGTGGGAGGGGGcaagagaggcagaggaaagacagacaTCAGTTAATCTGACACCAAGATATGTGAGACAGAGTAGTATGTCTGCAGGACAGGAACAATATGCTGACTGAAGAACTAAAAGTTACACCAGCTGTGAGCAAAACGGGCtaatatttcacacatttgatATTAGGATTCTTTTACAGCAGATAAGAGGTTTAGGTTCCAGAACAAACTTTGTGACTCACAATACATGCTATTTTTAGTGTATGGGGTCGAGTCAAATTAAAGTGCAGAGTATAAAACACTTTATTCTTACTCTTCCCAATTTGTTGTGTGTAGGTGCCTGCATGGACTATCTGGCCACCTTTCAAACCAAGGAGTGCTGTGTGCCAGAGATTATCAAGTTGCACATGCCCTGCCGTCTCTATGCTTTGACTTTGTGCAAGTGCTATTCAGGGTCCTATTGGAAGCAGAAAACAGTCCCACAAAATCAACAGCAGAACATAGATCTGTTAGCTCAGTTTGTCTTTGTATTGTGTCGTGTGCCagtatacatttgtttttcaaatctaTGTGGGACAAGAAGAAAGATAAATACGAAGACCAGCCTATGGGTAAGAAGATgccagagaggaaaaaaaagtttgtccCATTGCCTCAACAGAAGCACATACTGTAAAagtcagaaatatattttgtttaccAGTGTCCAGAGGATGTAGATGGTGAAGAGGGCGATGGTGAGGGCGATGAGGCCAACAGCCTCCAGTCTGCTCTTCAGCTGCAGATGGTCCTGTGCTCCCCTCAGACACAGCCAGCCAGAGATGGCTGCCAGCGGCGTGATGAGGAGGAAGCAGGCCATGTCACACAGCAGTGTGCGCTTCTCACTACGAGGGCCTGGGTCCTTCAGCCACTGAGAAGAGCAAAATCAAGAGTTAATTTGGTTTAATGAAAACAGGCTCTCAGTATTAGCTTAACGTTTGTATGATTGATTGGTGCATCTCAGTTTGCAATGActgagaatttaaaaaatgtgtgaatgttgTGAATTTAGTGCAAATCTGGTCTGAATGCATTACTGATATGAATAATAGTCATATTAAATGGTCTGGCAAACATCTTATTAATATTAGCaaattattttatatctttCGGATGCTACTGAAACATTGCTGAAGAAGAAAACTCTTCTCCCTTGCTTTAGACAAATAAGCATTTTTCCACATCTTTTtgcacaaacagaaagaaagatcCTGCATCCTTGAAGATAACCCTCTAACCTGTGTGAGTGGTTGTGGTCGACGTTCAATGGTGAATTCTGTGTGGCAGAGTTCACAGTAGCTGGTGTTGGAGGAGGACAGCCACTTCTCCAAGCAGCTCTTGTGCACTTTACCCAGCGTGCCAGTGCAGTCGCAGGGTGAGAGCAGTGTCTCCCCTCCAGCTCCCTCATGACAAATCCGACACATGCCCACATCACTGTGGAGCGAAGTAGAGAATGTGATGATTAACAAAGGTACTAATTACTCTATATTATTCAAGGGCCATACGTCAGTTCCTCCCTCTCTTACCTCTGCAAGCTCACCGCTTTGACAACAGTGGAGAGTGGGCGGCCATCTTTAGCCGTAACCTTGGCAATGTACTGGGCTTGTGTGGTCGAATCAGACTCCTCCGAATCCTTTGAGGAATCGGGTTCGGTGTTCCCGGAGTAATCACAAAGGGAGCCAGGTAGGTGGCAGCACCCTGACGAAGACATGGCTGAACGGACGGTTATCAGGACAAAGATGAGAAGAACGACGTCTTCAAAAAAAGGTCAGATCCAAAAACAAAGGTCCaactcctctcttcctctgcccaCCTGCAGAGCAAATGACTGGTTATAAACAAGAGAAATAGAATGAGttatttcaaatgtcaacatAAGTGAGAATGATGTCATCATTGCAAGCCTCTCATCAGACTCTATGAAACTCTAATTTATGCTATGTGAGAGAGAGCAAGGTCTAGGCTCTGGGTGTCAAAAAACTAGAAATAGTTGTTACCACAAAAACCTTAAGTAACGTCCCAAAGCAAGCCATGAAATCGttaaaacattatattaacAAATTAAATCTATCAGTACGATGGCATGATATCCAGTTAATAATTTACTTCAGCCCCACGAAAAACTGTCAAAAGATCATGATGACAAGGTTTCTTACAGTGTCAAATTCGTCCTGGTGCAAGGAAAGGTGCACCAGGAAGAATTGTCAGCATGCAACTAAAGAAAAGGTCTGAAGGAACAAAAGTGGCACAATTACATTTGGAATGTCTTCCTTAAATATAattgaatgtttaaataaaatgtaactcaaTTACAGAATGCAGCACATTGCTGTACCCGTTCATTTTCACTGGTGTTCGTGTGCATCAGGAAGAAACTGTGTGCCCATACCAGTCCTGCAGACTACTGTCAACAATACAATCGTGAaaagatgaacattttaataacattaatacTCTAGTCTAGAAGTATATTCATGATCCCAAAGCTCCCGgggataaagaaaaaaaaaaacacggcATGTCATGGCGATTTAATGCACTGTTATTAAATCGAGTAGCTTAGATGTTATCATCATACTACACCgcaagaaaataaaaccctaaaCTGTAAGATGTCGTGAGCACTGTTAACATATACAAACTACTGTATTCGACGATTAACAGCTGAAATCCACATGTCATTTCTGCAGACATGTAGATGATTGATACTGTCATTACTGTACAGccacaaacaaaagcacaattcATTTCAATCCAAGATAAACATCTAACGCTAAAACAGCCAAACAGTCGTCACCCAACACACTGATACGTTACGTTATTATATAGGAACGTTGATAAACAGGGtgaaaaacagatgtttgtgtaaatgtactcaCCCGACGGCCTTCCCTTTTTCTCGCTTGGCCTTGGCCTTGGCCCTGCGTTTACCAGACACAAGCTAGCTGAGCTAACTGGACAGCCCTAGCTACAAACTATGACATTGACATCTAACCAAAAGGTGGTAATTTGAGGGTGAACAAAAGACGACCACATGCGCTGCATCCTCTCCATGGCTTGTGGTATATCTCCCACGGTTGATATTGTTCGGAAAGGTGAAAAGAAACGACTGTTTCTGTCAGGATTACCAGAGACGGCTAACGTTGCTAACAGGCTAGCAACGGGCAAGCCCACTCCAGCAGCATCCCTCAGCTGTGCATTGGTCATGTGACTCAATGCTGTCTTCATAGTGATACTGTAATAACGAACACTTTGCACACATATCAGGTTATCAACGTATGAAATAcgaatagaaaaataaaccacGCTTGTAAGAACTACTGGTAATGTTATAGTGAGATATATTATATCTACCATGTTCCGTGAGACCTTACTGCTAACGTTTTTTATGGTGTCCTGATTGTTGCAAGTGCTGTTTACTAGGGGCCCTGAATGCTGCACACGGTCAACATAAACGAACAACATGTTTGGATAACCTGAAGCTTTTGATATTTTAATCTATTATCCTGTGAGTATTGGTTTAATTTTAACAAGACATTGACCATTCATTTGGTATTTCGATGTCAAAATACCATTATCCTCCAAACATCTGTAGTAAGAGATGACATAAAGTAGGCTACCACTATGTGGCAGTGTTTAGTCGGATTACGGTTGACTGTTGTGCTACATGTGAGGTTCAAGGACCTTCAGTGGTTGGATGCAGGGCTTGAGGGGTTCCCAGAAAAAAGGCAATTAAGTAAAGTCACTACAAACTAGTAGCCTACAatgacaaaatacaacaatgccACTACGAGGTCATTATAGTTTATCTGTCTAATGAGTTGCGTTTGTGGTATTTTTGGCAATACTAATAGACTTGATGAACAACTACAAATGCATCAATGGtaataatcaaatatataagGTTGCTcaattatgattttttaaaaaaacgtatACTCAAAGTGTATTTTGCTCATAAAACGTCTGTACTATTGGttaattttactttttactgcacTAGATTGACATTTTTTAGAAGGTTAAAATGCGTAGAACCTATGATAAAATATGCTGGGCTTtttcatataaatatacaattatgAAAACAATATGATTTCTTGCTGCACTGTTAATTACCCAACAGTAGCCTCCAGGTGAACGTTGATAAAACAGTGATGAGGATTTAATAATATTAGACATAATATGACACTGTCTGAGGTCTGAGGCAAATCTGTTGCATTATGAATACTTTAACACTTTtggtacattttatttacaatgatTACATACTTAAACTTacaattcaagattcaaaggatTTAATGTTATATGTACACTAGCTACACTAGCTACTAGctacaatgaaaatcttaagtcccgaactcctccaacaatgcaatatAGTTATGTAAGACATAACacaattgaataaaaaataaaaatacagcaaaaaccAACAGAGTAGAATAGaatagtgcaggttatgttgcaGACCAATGTGCAGAGTAATGCAGATGAAGATGAAGTAAACAATATACatgtcaggaaaataaatagaaacaataaGCCAAATAATACAGAGAATGTTGTAAATGACAATAATGTAGAACTTCTCAAGATGGAATTTATTTATAGTGAGCATTGTAGGATGCAGCTTCTTCTTCGGGATCTGAATACTTATTCCATGATCTAGGCATTAACATTTGCACATTCTAGTATTGGAACCATATCCAGCGACCTTGGGCTGAGTACAAACTGAACCAATGATCcgtaaatacaaaaatatcaaaGGTTTTGTTATTATTGGCTTACTGGGTGAGTTGAACTTTGTTGACTTGATGGaattgtaaacatgtttttccaGGCCAATggcttattttttctttacaacTTTATTTTTAGCATCAGCTACCTCAAAGATAACTCAATGACATTAAATCATgcaaaagcaaacatttcaaaaagtctAACCTAATCAAAATATTGACCAAATAATGCAATACTCAGACATATCTAGCTCTAGATCATTCTGTGATCATAATGATTAATTTTTGTTACTTTTAGACCAAAAGTTAGTATTATGTGAcagatatttatatacagtatatccatttatatacagccgcggaaaaaattaagagaccacttcagcgttatcattttctcttgttttattatttatctacaagtctttgagttaaataattatgtttttttttattgtattctataaactactcaaaatgtttctctgtgttggaattcaacagactctggaatggctgccatacatgtagagataaagatttaagaaagatttagagcggtctcttaatttttcccggAGCTGCATAtataaaaatgtcccacttttGTGAACTAAAATAGAAACCTCCACGTGTAATTTTTAACCATTAGTTAAACAATATCTATTTTTGCCTTACCCTCTACCCTGGCCTTTTCATTCTACTTTGAACCCAAATACTGATAAAGGGGTCAGCGTATCTACTTAGAGCAGGgatcatcaaacacacacacacacacacacacacacacacacacacacacacacacacacttcagagcGTGTTTCTCGTTAGTTGTTCCGCTCCTCTGTTTGGTCAAAGTCCAAAAGAAATCATGAGACA contains these protein-coding regions:
- the LOC134866469 gene encoding E3 ubiquitin-protein ligase MARCHF2-like produces the protein MSSSGCCHLPGSLCDYSGNTEPDSSKDSEESDSTTQAQYIAKVTAKDGRPLSTVVKAVSLQSDVGMCRICHEGAGGETLLSPCDCTGTLGKVHKSCLEKWLSSSNTSYCELCHTEFTIERRPQPLTQWLKDPGPRSEKRTLLCDMACFLLITPLAAISGWLCLRGAQDHLQLKSRLEAVGLIALTIALFTIYILWTLVSFRYHCQLYSEWRRTNQKVRLLMPDMKGAHTTQRSVPTKSTKKMTDETIV